Proteins from one Canis lupus familiaris isolate Mischka breed German Shepherd chromosome 26, alternate assembly UU_Cfam_GSD_1.0, whole genome shotgun sequence genomic window:
- the CLDN5 gene encoding claudin-5 has protein sequence MGSPPRGARRSEAVPDPPGPRTGGGEPSARAQRHQGPLRAPSRSTEAPPRPAPRPGGRRAPVSPPAMGSAALEILGLVLCLVGWVGLILACGLPMWQVTAFLDHNIVTAQTTWKGLWMSCVVQSTGHMQCKVYDSVLALSTEVQAARALTVGAVLLALVALFVTLAGAQCTTCVAPGPAKARVALTGGALYALCGLLALVPLCWFANIVVREFYDPTVPMSQKYELGAALYIGWAASALLMCGGGLVCCGAWVCAGRPDFSFPVKYSAPRRPTATGDYDKKNYV, from the coding sequence ATGGGAAGCCCCCCCAGAGGCGCCCGCAGATCCGAGGCTGTGCCAGACCCGCCGGGGCCGCGGACCGGAGGCGGTGAGCCGAGCGCCCGGGCGCAGAGGCACCAGGGCCCGCTCAGGGCGCCCAGCCGTTCCACCGAGGcaccgccgcgccccgccccgaggcccggGGGCCGTCGGGCGCCCGTCTCGCCTCCAGCCATGGGGTCGGCGGCGCTGGAGATCCTCGGCCTGGTGCTGTGCCTGGTGGGCTGGGTGGGCCTGATCCTGGCGTGCGGGCTGCCCATGTGGCAGGTGACCGCCTTCCTGGACCACAACATCGTGACGGCGCAGACCACCTGGAAGGGGCTGTGGATGTCGTGCGTGGTGCAGAGCACGGGGCACATGCAGTGCAAGGTGTACGACTCGGTGCTGGCGCTGAGCACCGAGGTGCAGGCGGCGCGGGCTCTCACCGTGGGCGCCGTGCTGCTGGCGCTCGTCGCGCTCTTCGTGACCCTGGCGGGCGCGCAGTGCACCACCTGCGTGGCCCCCGGGCCGGCCAAGGCGCGCGTGGCCCTGACGGGCGGCGCGCTCTACGCGCTGTGCGGGCTGCTGGCGCTCGTGCCGCTCTGCTGGTTCGCCAACATCGTGGTCCGCGAGTTCTACGACCCGACCGTGCCCATGTCGCAGAAGTACGAGCTGGGCGCGGCGCTGTACATCGGCTGGGCGGCCTCGGCGCTGCTCATGTGCGGCGGCGGCCTCGTGTGCTGCGGCGCCTGGGTGTGCGCCGGCCGCCCCGACTTCAGCTTCCCGGTCAAGTACTCCGCGCCGCGGCGGCCCACGGCCACCGGCGACTACGACAAGAAGAACTACGTCTGA
- the DNAJA1 gene encoding dnaJ homolog subfamily A member 1, with amino-acid sequence MVKETTYYDVLGVKPNATQEELKKAYRKLALKYHPDKNPNEGEKFKQISQAYEVLSDAKKRELYDKGGEQAIKEGGAGGGFGSPMDIFDMFFGGGGRMQRERRGKNVVHQLSVTLEDLYNGATRKLALQKNVICDKCEGRGGKKGAVECCPNCRGTGMQIRIHQIGPGMVQQIQSVCMECQGHGERISPKDRCKSCNGRKIVREKKILEVHIDKGMKDGQKITFHGEGDQEPGLEPGDIIIVLDQKDHAVFTRRGEDLFMCMDIQLVEALCGFQKPISTLDNRTIVITSHPGQIVKHGDIKCVLNEGMPIYRRPYEKGRLIIEFKVNFPENGFLSPDKLSLLEKLLPERKEVEETDEMDQVELVDFDPNQERRRHYNGEAYEDDEHHPRGGVQCQTS; translated from the coding sequence atggtgaaagaaaCCACTTACTATGATGTTTTGGGGGTCAAACCCAATGCCACCCAGGAGGAATTGAAAAAGGCTTACAGAAAACTGGCCTTGAAGTACCACCCTGATAAGAATCcaaatgaaggagagaagtttAAACAGATTTCTCAAGCTTATGAAGTGCTCTCtgatgcaaagaaaagggaattatatGACAAAGGAGGAGAACAGGCAATTAAAGAAGGTGGAGCTGGTGGTGGTTTTGGCTCCCCCATGGACATCTTTGATATGTtttttggaggaggaggcaggatgcaGAGAGAACGGAGAGGTAAAAATGTTGTACATCAGCTCTCAGTAACCTTAGAAGATCTCTATAATGGCGCAACAAGAAAACTAGCTCTGCAAAAGAATGTGATTTGCGATAAATGTGAAGGCCGAGGTGGTAAGAAAGGAGCAGTCGAATGTTGTCCCAATTGCCGAGGTACTGGAATGCAAATAAGAATTCATCAGATAGGACCTGGAATGGTTCAGCAAATTCAATCTGTGTGCATGGAGTGCCAGGGCCATGGGGAACGGATCAGTCCTAAAGATAGATGTAAAAGCTGCAACGGAAGGAAGATCGTTCGAGAGAAGAAGATTCTAGAGGTGCATATTGACAAAGGCATGAAAGATGGCCAGAAGATAACATTCCATGGTGAGGGAGACCAAGAACCAGGACTGGAACCAGGagatattatcattgttttagaTCAGAAGGACCATGCTGTTTTTACTCGACGAGGagaagatcttttcatgtgtatggaTATACAGCTGGTTGAAGCCCTGTGTGGCTTTCAAAAGCCAATATCTACTCTTGACAACCGAACCATCGTCATCACCTCTCATCCAGGTCAGATTGTCAAGCATGGGGATATCAAGTGTGTGCTAAATGAAGGCATGCCAATTTATCGTAGACCATATGAGAAGGGTCGCCTAATCATCGAATTTAAGGTAAACTTCCCCGAGaatggctttctctctcctgataaactttctttgctggaaaaactcctacctgagaggaaggaagtagaagagaCTGATGAAATGGACCAGGTAGAACTTGTGGACTTTGATCCCAATCAGGAGAGACGGCGCCATTACAATGGGGAAGCATATGAGGATGATGAACATCATCCTAGGGGTGGTGTTCAGTGTCAGACTTCTTAA